A part of Citrifermentans bremense genomic DNA contains:
- the rpsR gene encoding 30S ribosomal protein S18: MADERAPQRSTSGPRKKRPFQRRKVCRFCADKQVTIDYKDPRTLRYFVSERGKIIPRRISGNCSKHQREITEAIKRARNIALLPIAGSHATA; the protein is encoded by the coding sequence ATGGCTGACGAAAGAGCACCCCAGAGAAGCACCAGCGGCCCGAGGAAGAAGAGGCCGTTTCAGCGTCGCAAAGTTTGCCGTTTCTGCGCTGACAAGCAGGTAACCATCGATTACAAGGATCCGCGCACCCTGCGTTACTTCGTGTCCGAGCGCGGCAAGATCATCCCGCGCCGTATCTCCGGCAACTGCTCCAAGCACCAGAGGGAAATCACCGAAGCGATCAAGAGGGCAAGGAACATCGCCCTGCTTCCGATCGCCGGCAGCCACGCTACCGCCTAG
- the pth gene encoding aminoacyl-tRNA hydrolase encodes MAAKLIVGLGNPGPKYSWTRHNAGFMVLDRLASLSGIQVTRKAFSGLSGDGNWAGERVYLLKPQTFMNLSGRSVAEALRFYKLSLSDLIVIHDDLDIPFGKVKLKEGGGHGGHNGLRSLGQELGSSAYARIRVGIGRPVHGDVVNFVLTNFAREEMDSLLEVLDTSVDAMEMMIKEGMPKAMSIFNAR; translated from the coding sequence ATGGCAGCAAAACTGATCGTAGGGCTCGGCAACCCCGGGCCAAAGTACTCATGGACCCGCCACAACGCGGGTTTCATGGTTTTGGACCGCTTAGCCAGCCTCTCGGGAATCCAGGTCACCAGGAAGGCCTTCTCAGGCCTTTCTGGTGACGGCAACTGGGCCGGAGAGCGGGTCTACCTCCTCAAGCCGCAGACCTTCATGAACCTGTCGGGGCGCTCCGTCGCTGAGGCGCTTCGCTTCTACAAGTTGTCCCTCTCCGATCTCATCGTGATTCACGACGACCTGGATATCCCGTTCGGCAAGGTAAAGCTCAAGGAAGGCGGCGGTCATGGCGGGCACAACGGGCTGCGCTCTCTAGGCCAGGAGCTCGGCTCCTCCGCCTATGCGCGCATCCGCGTCGGTATCGGCCGTCCCGTTCACGGCGACGTGGTGAACTTCGTGCTCACCAACTTCGCCAGGGAAGAGATGGATTCGCTCCTGGAGGTGCTGGATACCTCGGTCGACGCCATGGAGATGATGATCAAGGAGGGGATGCCCAAGGCCATGAGCATCTTCAACGCGAGGTAA
- the ychF gene encoding redox-regulated ATPase YchF, with amino-acid sequence MGFNCGIVGLPNVGKSTIFNALTSAGAESANYPFCTIDPNVGIVAVPDPRMDRLAEIVHPERMQPTTIEFLDIAGLVKGASQGEGLGNKFLGHIRSVDAILHVVRCFDNENVVHVSGSVSPVRDIEVIQTELALADLDTVEKRLQRTEKQARSGDKKAKEDVDFCLKVKATLEKGLSPRDLAETEDEKLILRDMHLMTAKPVLYVANVAEDDLEGKHPYVEEVRKLAAKEGNGVVFICGSIEAEISELEGEEKQAFLEEMGLAESGLDRLIRSGYELLGLITYFTAGVKEVRAWTITKGTKAPGAAGVIHSDFEKGFIRAEVIAYQDYIASGGEAGAKEKGLMRLEGKEYVVQDGDVMHFRFNV; translated from the coding sequence ATGGGTTTCAATTGCGGTATCGTCGGCCTTCCCAACGTTGGGAAGTCCACCATCTTCAACGCGCTCACCTCGGCCGGTGCCGAGTCCGCCAACTACCCCTTCTGCACCATCGACCCCAACGTCGGCATCGTGGCGGTCCCGGACCCGCGCATGGACCGGCTCGCCGAGATCGTCCACCCGGAGCGGATGCAGCCGACCACCATCGAGTTCCTCGACATCGCGGGGCTCGTCAAGGGCGCCAGCCAGGGTGAGGGGCTGGGGAACAAGTTCCTGGGGCACATCCGTTCGGTCGACGCGATCCTGCACGTGGTGCGCTGCTTCGACAACGAGAACGTGGTGCACGTAAGCGGCAGCGTTTCCCCGGTGCGCGACATCGAGGTGATCCAGACCGAGCTGGCCCTGGCCGACCTCGACACGGTGGAAAAGCGCCTCCAGCGTACCGAGAAGCAGGCCAGAAGCGGCGACAAGAAGGCGAAGGAAGACGTCGACTTCTGCCTCAAGGTGAAAGCGACCCTGGAGAAGGGGCTCTCGCCGCGCGACCTGGCCGAGACCGAGGACGAGAAGCTGATACTGCGGGACATGCATCTCATGACAGCGAAGCCGGTGCTCTACGTGGCCAACGTAGCCGAGGACGACCTGGAAGGGAAGCACCCCTACGTCGAGGAAGTGCGCAAGCTCGCGGCCAAGGAAGGAAACGGCGTGGTCTTCATCTGCGGCTCCATCGAGGCCGAGATCTCCGAGTTGGAAGGGGAGGAGAAACAGGCGTTTCTCGAGGAGATGGGGCTCGCCGAGTCGGGGCTCGACCGCCTGATCCGCTCGGGCTACGAGCTTTTGGGTCTGATCACCTACTTCACCGCAGGCGTGAAGGAAGTCCGAGCCTGGACCATCACCAAGGGGACCAAGGCCCCCGGAGCCGCTGGCGTGATCCACTCCGACTTCGAGAAGGGGTTCATCCGCGCCGAGGTCATCGCCTACCAGGATTACATCGCCTCGGGCGGCGAGGCGGGCGCCAAGGAAAAGGGGCTGATGCGCCTGGAAGGTAAAGAGTACGTGGTGCAGGACGGCGACGTGATGCACTTCAGGTTCAACGTTTAA
- the rpsF gene encoding 30S ribosomal protein S6, protein MSRMYETIYIVQPDLGDEEIKALSTKVQDVIAGMNGDFKRLEDWGTRKLAYPINKNPRGRYFYLRFDGDSGLIAELERRLRLDDKVIRYQSVKLETEVVAPAAAPVKSAEEGTEEVAAEAATEAPAETTTTVEG, encoded by the coding sequence ATGAGCAGGATGTACGAGACGATCTACATCGTCCAGCCCGACCTCGGTGACGAAGAGATCAAAGCTCTTTCCACCAAGGTACAGGACGTGATCGCCGGCATGAACGGCGATTTCAAAAGGCTTGAAGACTGGGGCACCAGGAAACTGGCTTACCCGATCAACAAGAACCCGCGCGGCCGTTACTTTTACCTCCGCTTCGACGGCGATTCCGGACTGATCGCCGAGCTGGAGCGCCGCCTGCGCCTTGACGACAAGGTGATCAGGTACCAGAGCGTCAAGCTCGAAACTGAAGTGGTAGCCCCGGCCGCCGCTCCGGTGAAGAGCGCCGAGGAAGGGACCGAGGAAGTCGCCGCTGAGGCTGCTACCGAGGCACCGGCCGAAACGACTACTACGGTGGAGGGATAA